The genomic DNA AGGATATGGAACGCCAGCCGCGCCGCTGTCTTGCGCCCGATCCCCGGAAGCCGCGCCAGCCGGTTGATGAGCCGCTCTACCGATCCCGCCGATTCAAACATCGTCCTGTGTGCTCAGAATGGAAGGTTGAGGCCGGGAATGTTCATGCCGCCCGTCAGCGATGACATCTGCTGCGCCTGCAGCTCCTGCACCTTCTCCCGGGCCTGGTTGATCGCCGCGATTATCAGATCCTGCAGCATCTCGACATCATCCTTGTCCACCACTTCCGGATCGATCGCGATCGACAATACGTCGGACTTCCCGTTGCAGACCACCTTCACCATGCCGCCCCCGGACGACCCTTCAACCTCGGTCCGCTCCAGTTCCGCC from Candidatus Zixiibacteriota bacterium includes the following:
- a CDS encoding YbaB/EbfC family nucleoid-associated protein, coding for MGRGGLGDMMKQMQKMQAKMEEMQAELERTEVEGSSGGGMVKVVCNGKSDVLSIAIDPEVVDKDDVEMLQDLIIAAINQAREKVQELQAQQMSSLTGGMNIPGLNLPF